Within Triticum dicoccoides isolate Atlit2015 ecotype Zavitan chromosome 1B, WEW_v2.0, whole genome shotgun sequence, the genomic segment tttttttgcaaaatttgtTGAACAAAGAAAAAGTTGTATGTTGCATAGGTACAAAAAATGCATCAGACTTTAGTAGGATCGTTTGATGAAAACCATTTGGAAACAATGTAAATTGTCAATGATGTGAATACAATTGCAACCAATTATAAGAGGGGAGCTCGCCTAGTGGCACACTTGTATGTTAGTTGAGGCATCTTGAAGattttaaaaaatagaaaaaaaattgtggGATACAACGTAAACAACCACTATAAGGGTTATGTGTAACATTTTCCCTAATTTCATGTGCAAGTTGGCTCATACTTCAGTCTAGGGATNNNNNNNNNNNNNNNNNNNNNNNNNNNNNNNNNNNNNNNNNNNNNNNNNNNNNNNNNNNNNNNNNNNNNNNNNNNNNNNNNNNNNNNNNNNNNNNNNNNNNNNNNNNNNNNNNNNNNNNNNNNNNNNNNNNNNNNNNNNNNNNNNNNNNNNNNNNNNNNNNNNNNNNNNNNNNNNNNNNNNNNNNNNNNNNNNNNNNNNNNNNNNNNNNNNNNNNNNNNNNNNNNNNNNNNNNNNNNNNNNNNNNNNNNNNNNNNNNNNNNNNNNNNNNNNNNNNNNNNNNNNNNNNNNNNNNNNNNNNNNNNNNNNNNNNNNNNNNNNNNNNNNNNNNNNNNNNNNNNNNNNNNNNNNNNNNNNNNNNNNNNNNNNNNNNNNNNNNNNNNNNNNNNNNNNNNNNNNNNNNNNNNNNNNNNNNNNNNNNNNNNNNNNNNNNNNNNNNNNNNNNNNNNNNNNNNNNNNNNNNNNNNNNNNNNNNNNNNNNNNNNNNNNNNNNNNNNNNNNNNNNNNNNNNNNNNNNNNNNNNNNNNNNNNNNNNNNNNNNNNNNNNNNNNNNNNNNNNNNNNNNNNNNNNNNNNNNNNNNNNNNNNNNNNNNNNNNNNNNNNNNNNNNNNNNNNNNNNNNNNNNNNNNNNNNNNNNNNNNNNNNNNNNNNNNNNNNNNNNNNNNNNNNNNNNNNNNNNTGGAGATTGTGCATACTTGATGGGTGTGGCTAGAACTCAGTTGAGTGACGTCAATGTTACGGTGTTATGAGTGGCATGGCTACATGCTACAGTCAGTGACGAAAAATGTTGCAAGCAATGACGACAGACGCTACATTCATTGTGACTAAATGCTGCAAGCATAAATGGCGGATGATGCGACTGGTGGGACGACGTGCTACAATCGACGATGGAAGATGTTGTGCCCGGTGAGACGACATGCCGCAACCAGCAAGATAGATGCTGCAACCGGTAGAAAGATATGTTGCAAACTGTGGGACAAAATGTTGTGAGGTCTGTTGGACGGTGCTCAGTCCAGCACGAATCTTCACGCAAAGGTCTAACGGCTATGCAGTCGACTAAAACTTGGTTAAATCTCAGTAGATTGAGTTTTAACAAGCCCGGTACTTGATCTATATTCATAGTGTCGGCCACAGAGGAGAAAATAAACGATCAAATttgaagaaaaataattaaaaaaaactatTATATATCTGTTGCTCtttttttttcaggaatatttCCCGCACTTCTGCATACTGTACATATTAAGCAGCCTACTCCACCAAGAAATGACCGTCTCATCTTAATCCCCCAAATAAATGAATTAATGAAATCCAAGCACACCCAGGAATGGAGCCACATGAGTCGCCCTCGTTGAATCAATCCGAGATGCTACTATCCACCCTTGCAATCTTCAATTTCTTCACACTCGCCAGGAATAGCCTGCCCAAAGAATCATTAAGGAAAATAATTATTTAAGATTTCCACAAAGATCCTCTAAAAATAAGTTTGACAAAGATGTGGAGCGCAATTTAATTTGATTCCCTGAAGTATCATCCACACGTTTTGCATCACTGGTCGATAGTTCAAACTCAAGTCTGTGGAATTATTGTGAGATGGAAGAACTGATAAGTCTGAAATTCAGAATGAAGCCAAATAGACGTACGCCCACGGCAGGTCGCCGGCCATCAACCAGTCCCCCTCCTGGTCTTGATAAGTGACAACATGGCGAGCCTGCTTCTCCCCAAGAACCACTCGGTGATCACGGCCGATAGTATCCGGATCTAGATTGAACAAACAAACTAAATATCAGAGAAGAAGTAGTACATGATCGATGGTCAGACAGTTAAATTTTGTTGTGATGACTTATATGAATGCTAGTCGCGTACGTATGATGGAGGCCTTGAACATGCGGCCTAGGATAGCGAGGAGGTCGTCGTAGCCGtccagcagcagcagatccagctTCCGGCCGATGGGGACGCCCTCCATGTACACCTTCACAAACAGCAACTGCTGCCcatggctgccgccgccgccgcctgtctcATACGCCGGACCCGCCGTTGTTGTCAGGGCGCTCCTAAGAAGACGGCAGGTTGGATGCGTCGGTTTATGTGCAGAGAGCCAGAGATCGACCGATGCAAAATGATGAACAAGAAGTTTAATTTCTGAGATAAAATCACGAGCCTGCAGAGACCTTGGAGTGGAAGCGGAGACGCCGTCAGCTGCGTGGAAGGAGGAGGAGCACGACCGCAGGCTGAGCCCGAGGTGAAGGTCCGTGCTTAGGCCCCTGTCGATCGCCGGCCGGTAGAAGGACGAGGCCGTGGAgaccgtcgcccgcggcccgccggCGCCACAGCTGTCCATGGAAGAAGAGGGGGCGGACGAGGACGGCTCCCTCGCCGCCTTGCACTCCATCAGAcgagagtagagagagagaggggagaggtggcaGAAGAGAAGGGCGAGATTTATATGAGCGTGTGTACGAATGAAGGTGGATTTAGCAGTGACCGTGCGtgactttttcttctttcttttcgttTCTTTGCGTCCGTGATCTAGGCAGGACTTCACGTGACGGTGGAGAATGTCGGGTCGTTACGGTGTGCACTCGAGTGCACGGCAACGTGACCGGCCACCGCCGAGATCTCCTGTGAGCGTACCCTGCTGGCCCCGTTGCCGTTGCCATTCGTCAACTCATCACCCTGCAGGCTCCACCAACCAACACGTTGGTCCTCGTCCCTTTCTGACAGCACCAACTACACTCAGGGAGTCATGGGCATGACTCTCGAATCGATTTTTCCGACCATTGGCGATTTGGGGTGGAGGGTAATGAAACAGGCTCCAGTTAGCACCATGAATTAGAGAAAAGTGGAAACTTAAGAGACGACGCAACCAAGTGCTCGTACACACGTTTAACGTCGGTGCATGGATCACACGTACCTGCACTATTTGAATAGGTCCACCCTCATACACGGTACTTTTTTCGTCCCAAGATAAGTACCCCCTCGGTAAACTAACATAAGAGCGTTTAGGTCATTACTTTAGTGTTCTAagcgctctta encodes:
- the LOC119323957 gene encoding auxin-responsive protein IAA8-like isoform X2, with the translated sequence MECKAAREPSSSAPSSSMDSCGAGGPRATVSTASSFYRPAIDRGLSTDLHLGLSLRSCSSSFHAADGVSASTPRSALTTTAGPAYETGGGGGSHGQQLLFVKVYMEGVPIGRKLDLLLLDGYDDLLAILGRMFKASIIHPDTIGRDHRVVLGEKQARHVVTYQDQEGDWLMAGDLPWALFLASVKKLKIARVDSSISD
- the LOC119323957 gene encoding auxin-responsive protein IAA4-like isoform X1, whose protein sequence is MECKAAREPSSSAPSSSMDSCGAGGPRATVSTASSFYRPAIDRGLSTDLHLGLSLRSCSSSFHAADGVSASTPRSLQARDFISEIKLLVHHFASVDLWLSAHKPTHPTCRLLRSALTTTAGPAYETGGGGGSHGQQLLFVKVYMEGVPIGRKLDLLLLDGYDDLLAILGRMFKASIIHPDTIGRDHRVVLGEKQARHVVTYQDQEGDWLMAGDLPWALFLASVKKLKIARVDSSISD